The nucleotide sequence CCTACTATGTATCGACTCGAAATCCTGTTTATAATTGAGATAGAAGTCGAGCAACAAATTCCGTTTGAGTTGCCTCAACCGTTCGTCTTGTCCCAGCCCTGTTTTTTTATTCTCCTTGTAAGTAAGAGGGGAGTCGGGAGTCATGAGATTATGTTGAATACTATGAGAGACATCGTATCCTAAATTCAAGTTGGCATGTAACGCCGGCAAAAAAGGCATTACATAATCGAGCTGCAAGTTACCCACGCTGCGATAGACATCGGCTTTCATGGACCGTTCGTCGATAAGCGATACCGGATTTACGGGTGCGATACCTATAAATTCGTCGGTTCCGGGTTTCAACCATGTAAAATATCCGTTACCGATGGGCAGGTTATCGACCCGTACCGATTGCGACGGGTCGAAGGATACCGCGCCACCGATAGCACCTTCGTCGGCAAAACGGTTGTGCATATAAAAGCCCTTCACATTGGCCGTCACACTCAACGTATTGTCGAAAAATTTGGGATTCAACGTTATCGAAGCCGTCACCCTATCCATAGCAGAGGTTTTCAAAATACCATTCTGATTGGTATAGCTCACCGCAACCCGATACGGCAGAATTTTATACGTTCCACCTACACTCAGATTATAATCGCTACTGACCGACGTCCGCAAAATTTCGTCCTGCCAATTCGTATTGGCCGTCCCCAATAAATTATAAGCCGGGCTCCCTTCTCCGTAATAATCGGTTATCACCTGACGGAATTGGTCTCCGTCGAGTACCCCCACTTTATTACGAGGTGTATTCACATACATATTGGCCGTAAAATTGATTTGCGGTTTTCCCGACTGTCCCCGTTTCGTCGTAATAATGATAACTCCGTTCGATGCCCTCGACCCATAAATGGCCGTTGCCGAAGCATCTTTCAATATCGTGAACGACTCGATATTATCGGGAGAAATCATGGATAGCGAATTGGACATTCCGGTCACTCCCGAATTATCGACAGGAACACCGTCGATAACGATCAAAGGGTCGTTCGTCGCATTGAGCGATGAACCTCCACGAATACGGATATCGGCGCCACCCTCGGGTTTACCGCCGTTGAGAGTGACTACTACACCCGGTGTCTTCCCGACCAACAAATCTTGTGCAGAAGTCGCTAAACCTGCATTTATCTCATCGGGTTTCACCAAAGTAACCGACCCTGTGGCATCGCTCTTGCGGACAGTTCCATAACCTATCGCCACGACTTCTTGCAAAGCCACAGCGTTTTCCTGCAAAACGATCGTTATCTGCGAACGATTGTTTACCGGAACCTCCTGCGTATTGTATCCCAAATAGGAAACTACGAGAGTAGCATCGGGAACCACATCGAGACGGAACCGCCCATCGAGATCGGTCGCTACGCCCGCAGACGATCCCCGAACAATGACATTCGCCCCGATAACCGGCTCTCCCGAACTATCGACTACCGTCCCTTGCACGGCCATACGTTGCGCCGATAGCGACCACGACAGGCAACATAATCCTAACAGCAACCCTGACCGGATTTTCATGTGTAGTTTTTCACAAACTTTTCTCATATCAGATACTTTTGATGGTTGAACTCATAGACGATTGACCCCGATTGCTCCAAAAGAGCGAAGCTCTCCCCACAAGCGTTTGTACCGTCTGTATCTCATAGAACAACACCTTTGCTGTTTTGTTTGCTCGCTAAGATTATTTCCCTTAAAAAACAAAGAACGCTCGGGAATTACCCCGAGCGTTCTTTGTTTCCATACAATCGACTGCCTAACTTTTCCTAACAAGAATATAACAATAGTCTTTATTCAATATGAGAGAATTGTTACCATAAGCCGTCTCAAAACGAGCAATGATCCCGTTATTACGACCGTTAGACTCATACAAATCGAACGCCGCTTGCGCATCGGCCAAGTCTTGTACCTTATCGCCGAAAGCATCGGTCACATACATTTCTTTCAACGTGCCTAACTTATAATCGGCATAGTTTTGCAAGAGGTCTTTCCAACGATCGATAGTTTGTTCGTTTTCAGGAATATATGCCGAAATTTCCAAAACGGTTTCCAATGTTTTGTCGGAATCGAAATTAACCGTATAGTTATTACCCTTCAAATCGATCGCACTATCGAAATAGAGATATGCCATCGCCGTCCCGAAAAGTATTTTATTGCTGATCGCATAGAACTCTTGCAGAGTTTCATCGATATTCGCACCCACATACTTACCCAATGTACTAAAATCGAGAGGTAAATAATTGCGGCACATTTCTACACGGAATTTATCCTTATCCATGATAGGACAACAATACACTTTTTTCTGTATGCCGAATACAGGATATATCAACGTATTGGCTTCCAGAGTCAACAACGGAATCGTCTCTTCTGTGGTTTGTTTGATACCTCCCTCGCCCGTAGCGTAATCTTTAAATTTCGTACCGAGGAAAGTCCCTAATTTATAATCCCGGAAAGAAGATATCATACTTTCCCACACTTCAATCCCTTTGTTTTCGGAACTTCCGGTCAAAACCATTTCTATGGTAGCAATCATCGTTCCATCGAGTTTAAACGTCGCTTTGTATCGATTGCCTTTTTGATCCTGCACATACAGGATATTATTTTCCTCATCTTTCGAAGCATTTCCCACAGCAGCCCATATCTCGCTCACATCTTTGTCAACGTAAGCAGACAAATCGGAATAGGTCGTTTCAAAATAAGTTTTAGTATCCCCCTCAGGAGTTCCTCCTCCCGTACCGTCCCCGGGTTCTTCACCTTTTTTATTATCCTCACTACATGATAATAAAACAAGAGATGACATAAATATACAGAAAAACCAAGCAAATTTCTTTCTCATACTTCTTAAAACTTTAATAATTACTACTATTTTCCTTCTTCTCTTTCCATTATTACATTTTTTTCTTTACTTTGCCGATACAAAAATATAATATTATACTCAAAGTCATTTAAACAAATCGGATTATGAAGAATTTTTATCTTATTTTAAGTTGCTGTGCCCTATTTTCTCTAACGGCACATAGTGAAAATTTCTCAGGAGACGACTTTAACGGAGCTTGGGAAAGCGACGGAGGTAACCAGAAAGTACAACCCGTAGGCTGGCATGCATTATATTCCAATATTAGCGGTTTCACATCGATGAAAGCCGGAACAGTTTCCAAAAGTGGAGACGACACCAATGCCTACCCCACCATCGAAAACACTTTCGCAGGCAGTATTATGTGGGGAACCAAAACGGGTTACGTCATTCCGGGAATCCTCTCATTAGGAACTCCGTGGATATATGTAAACACCACTTATTTCACAGCTGCAACAGGGGACTTGGGTGTAGACGGAGGTGTAGAATTTACGGGACGTCCCAGTAAAATCACCTTCAAAGCCCAATACTACAATGCTCCTACAAGCGACATAGACGATGCTGCCCATATCAAAGTCTATCTATGGAAGGGCTCGGCCGAGTCGACCGATATCAGCGGAGCCAACCATACCGACGAAATGAGCGCTGTTCTCGCCGGGAATGCGGGTGCTACCTTGATAGGGTCGGGAGAATTGACCATCGATAACGATATAGATGCTTTCGAGACCAAAGAAATCTCTATCGATTATACATCACAAGAGATTCCCGAAAAAATGAACATCGTGTTCTGTGCATCCAACTACCTCAGTAAAAAACCGGAAAAACCGCTTGAAGTTGCCGAAGGAAATTATCTGCAAATCGATGACGTTGCAGTCGTGTATAATTCTACCGGAATTGAAAATACCCAAAACGAAAAGTTGGAACTGACGGTTACCAGACAAGGTTTTTCGATAAACGATACTTCCGTTCAACCTATTACTATTTACGAAACAGACGGTCGATTGATAAATCAAGGGCTTGTAAATAACGGTCGATATGACTTCCCGTTTATCCCGGGTAAAATTTATATAGTAAAAGTAGGGAATGCTGTTTTCAAAATTTGTGCCCTATAAATAAAGTTTTATGAATCGAATCTATATTTACGTCATGCTGTTCTGCGGAATCTTATTCCTCAACAGCATGACGTGTTTTGCAGCCAACGAAAAACTATCGGCCTCATCGCGCCAAACGCTCGATCAATTAATTCGCACTGACAATCGATTGGAAAAATTATCCAGACAGGATAAAGATCTGCGACTCCTCGTTCAATGCGATGAACGTACGACCGGAAACGATTTACTGGAATGTGGCGTTTTATCGTATGTGTCATTGGGAAACGGATTCTACACGATATGTATTTCACCGTCGGAATTGTCTCGTTTTTTAGACTCTGACTTCGTAAAAAGAGCCGAGCTTCCTCGAAAAGCATCTTTATCCTTAGATGAAGCACGTACAGAAACGAACGTAGTACTGGTACAAAACGGGGAGTCTCTTTCATCTCCCTATACCGGAAAGAATGTCGTATTGGGGTTTGTAGACTCTGGATTCGACGTAACTCACCCGGCCTTCCGCTCGTCTGACAGCGAGACCCTCCGAATCGCAAGATTCTGGAATCAAATCGATAACAAACTACTGTCGGATAAAGAAAATATTCTTGCCGAAGGGACTGACAACGAAGAGCAAACACACGGAACCCATGTAGCCGGAATAGCCGGTGGCGGTTATTTCGGGACAATAGCGACCTCGGAGTCCACGACACTCGACAAGAATCCCTATTACGGAGTAGCTTATGATGCCGACTTAGTAATGGTAGGATCGACATTGGAAGATACCGATATTCTGAATGGTATTAAATATGTATTCAACTATGCCGACTCGATAGACAAACCGGCCGTAGTCAACATTAGCCTAAATACTTCTTACGGGCCGCACGACGGGACTTCGCTTTTCGATCAAGCCATCGATGCCATGCTGGGAAAAGGAAAAATTCTGGTCGGCTCCATCGGGAACGATGCCAAAAACAAAACTCATGCTTCGATGGAACTCAACAATGCAGAGGCTCCTGTACTGACATTTTTCAAACCATCGGGATATGCCGCCAACACATTCGAAGTTTGGGGTGAATCGGACGGGTTTACCGTTACCGTTTCGTTAACCGACTCGCAAGGCGAAACCGTATGGAGTTGTACCTCGAACGGTACGGACCAATCGTTTTCCGTCCCTGCCGACTTCAACTATTCGGAAGGCGGAGAAATCGCCTACTATACCGAATTGTGGAACAACACGAGGCGCATGTATAGAGTCGCCTTGAATAATCTCAATCTAAAAGGTTACGACATACAAATAGGAGTAACGGGCGAAACCCAACACATCGATCTCTGGACCGACAAAAACAGCGGACAGTTCACCGACAACGGGAAAAGTACACATGTCAATTTCGATGCCGACCGTACATTAGGGGAATTGGGAGGAACAGGAAAGAGAACCATTTCTGTCGGAAACTATACAACCCGAAACGTATGGACAAATTTTTCGGGAAAGAAACAGTCCATGTTGATCGATTACCCGTTGAATAAAATCAACTACACTTCGAGCCGAGGTCCGGCTTCGGACGGCCGAGTAAAGCCCGACGTGACGGCTCCGGGAGGAATGATTTTCAGCGCCGTATCTTCTTACTCCGATTACTATAAGGAGAGTAGCGCCAACACTGTCGCCCGGGCAACGATAAACGGGAAAAGCTATTATTGGGGACAAATGACGGGAACATCGCAAGCCTCGCCCTTTGTCGCCGGAGTCATTGCCACATGGTTAGAAGCAAATCCAGAACTATCTCCCGAAGATATACAACTGATTTTGAAAAAGACTGCCCGCCAAGATTCCCATACAGGAGCATGTCCCAACTCCATTTACGGATACGGGAAAATAGACGCTCTCGCCGGAATCAAAGAGGTGCTTTCACCGAGCGCTATCGACAACTTGTCGACAGACAAACTATACAAACTTTATCGAGACGGAATTTTATTCACATCGCAAGCGGGTAAAATAAACCTCATATTATCGACCCCGGACGGAATCATAAGATACTCCGATAAAACAGATGTCGAGCCCGGAACCCGAATCGAATGGAGAGAACTCGGATTGAATACCGGATTGTATATCCTTCATATAAACGGTTTTTCGGAAAAGATATTTGTACCATAAATAAAAAGAAAGGGAGAAGATCAAAAAAACTTCTCCCTTTCTTCATTATCCTATACATTACATTATTACTCATGATGATGTTTCCCGCCATGCCATTTCATCATGGCTCTCGGGAATTTCATTTGGGCATTTTTGAATTTAAATAATTTTTCATTCGACAGAAAGGTTTTGAACT is from Barnesiella intestinihominis YIT 11860 and encodes:
- a CDS encoding SusC/RagA family TonB-linked outer membrane protein, which gives rise to MRKVCEKLHMKIRSGLLLGLCCLSWSLSAQRMAVQGTVVDSSGEPVIGANVIVRGSSAGVATDLDGRFRLDVVPDATLVVSYLGYNTQEVPVNNRSQITIVLQENAVALQEVVAIGYGTVRKSDATGSVTLVKPDEINAGLATSAQDLLVGKTPGVVVTLNGGKPEGGADIRIRGGSSLNATNDPLIVIDGVPVDNSGVTGMSNSLSMISPDNIESFTILKDASATAIYGSRASNGVIIITTKRGQSGKPQINFTANMYVNTPRNKVGVLDGDQFRQVITDYYGEGSPAYNLLGTANTNWQDEILRTSVSSDYNLSVGGTYKILPYRVAVSYTNQNGILKTSAMDRVTASITLNPKFFDNTLSVTANVKGFYMHNRFADEGAIGGAVSFDPSQSVRVDNLPIGNGYFTWLKPGTDEFIGIAPVNPVSLIDERSMKADVYRSVGNLQLDYVMPFLPALHANLNLGYDVSHSIQHNLMTPDSPLTYKENKKTGLGQDERLRQLKRNLLLDFYLNYKQDFESIHSRLDAMAGYSWQRFYKDGGTRTTLMPDKEQWFVSSYTDHLQLISFFGRVNYTYKDTYLFTVTLRGDATSRFSKDNRWGAFPAVALGWKIINEPFMERATSFMSELKLRLGYGITGQQDISDSYFPYMPLFTIGYPTASYPFGDQYYYTIRPNGYDPNIKWEETTTWNAGIDFGFLNNRITGSLDYYYRETNDLISRIPVPAGSNLTNEIYTNVGRLRNEGIEFNIQAKVIDNKDFTWDLGMNVAWNSNKITKLNKSESADYYIPVGGIGGGTGNTVQAHKVGYPAYSYLLYEQVYDADGNPIEGLYADRNGDGVIDESDKYIHHSRDPKVVIGINSTMNWKNFDFGISLRANLGNYVYDNVLSQNSIYSAMYNSAGFLSNIMRRGAKFETQQYMSDYYLKNAGFLRCDNISLGYTWKHLLDDALRLRVYGAVQNPFVITKYKGLDPEVFSGIDNNVYPRPTTYTLGVVLTY
- a CDS encoding S8 family serine peptidase; this encodes MNRIYIYVMLFCGILFLNSMTCFAANEKLSASSRQTLDQLIRTDNRLEKLSRQDKDLRLLVQCDERTTGNDLLECGVLSYVSLGNGFYTICISPSELSRFLDSDFVKRAELPRKASLSLDEARTETNVVLVQNGESLSSPYTGKNVVLGFVDSGFDVTHPAFRSSDSETLRIARFWNQIDNKLLSDKENILAEGTDNEEQTHGTHVAGIAGGGYFGTIATSESTTLDKNPYYGVAYDADLVMVGSTLEDTDILNGIKYVFNYADSIDKPAVVNISLNTSYGPHDGTSLFDQAIDAMLGKGKILVGSIGNDAKNKTHASMELNNAEAPVLTFFKPSGYAANTFEVWGESDGFTVTVSLTDSQGETVWSCTSNGTDQSFSVPADFNYSEGGEIAYYTELWNNTRRMYRVALNNLNLKGYDIQIGVTGETQHIDLWTDKNSGQFTDNGKSTHVNFDADRTLGELGGTGKRTISVGNYTTRNVWTNFSGKKQSMLIDYPLNKINYTSSRGPASDGRVKPDVTAPGGMIFSAVSSYSDYYKESSANTVARATINGKSYYWGQMTGTSQASPFVAGVIATWLEANPELSPEDIQLILKKTARQDSHTGACPNSIYGYGKIDALAGIKEVLSPSAIDNLSTDKLYKLYRDGILFTSQAGKINLILSTPDGIIRYSDKTDVEPGTRIEWRELGLNTGLYILHINGFSEKIFVP